A part of Thermoflexus hugenholtzii JAD2 genomic DNA contains:
- the dcd gene encoding dCTP deaminase produces MGLKSDRWIREMALKHRMIEPFEESQVRPGVISYGLSSYGYDIRVADEFKVFTDVYSTVVDPKNFDPRSFVDVRGEVCVIPPNSFALARSVEYFRIPRNVLVVCVGKSTYARCGIIVNVTPLEPEWEGYLTLEISNTTPLPAKIYAYEGIAQVLFFEADEVCERSYKERGGRYQNQQGITIPRVR; encoded by the coding sequence ATGGGCCTGAAGTCCGATCGCTGGATCCGCGAGATGGCCCTGAAGCATCGTATGATCGAGCCCTTCGAGGAATCCCAGGTGCGGCCCGGGGTGATCTCCTACGGGCTTTCCTCTTACGGTTACGACATCCGGGTCGCAGACGAGTTCAAGGTGTTCACTGACGTTTACAGCACCGTGGTGGATCCCAAGAACTTCGACCCCCGCTCGTTTGTGGACGTGCGAGGGGAAGTCTGCGTCATCCCCCCCAATTCCTTCGCCCTGGCCCGCAGCGTTGAGTATTTCAGGATCCCCCGGAACGTCTTGGTGGTGTGCGTGGGGAAGTCCACTTACGCCCGCTGCGGGATCATCGTGAACGTCACTCCCCTGGAGCCGGAGTGGGAAGGGTATCTCACGCTGGAGATCAGCAACACCACGCCGCTGCCGGCGAAGATCTATGCCTACGAGGGGATCGCTCAGGTCCTGTTCTTCGAAGCGGACGAGGTCTGCGAGCGGTCTTACAAGGAGCGAGGCGGACGGTATCAGAACCAGCAGGGGATCACCATCCCGCGGGTGCGGTGA
- a CDS encoding patatin-like phospholipase family protein: protein MGKRALVLSGGGGRGAYEVGVIRALYRAGWIPEILVGTSIGAVNAAALAAGWTAERLVDFWLGLRSHHVHRPHLRIWRSLFTTEPLRATLRRYIDFERLNDPDNPRTLLVLATDLRRGCPVVFASRPIPKTLPVRIGPEHLLASCSIPYIYPATPVERSVFWDGAVMANTPLNAAIEAGADEIVAVLLAPMPGQAGGWPLPRHPLQALALVLDLALLATFENDYRQLEAVNQAVRGGRPLKPTHREIRCHVVAPAAPLPLSRILRYDPAGTRALIAQGEADAQRILDRLEG from the coding sequence ATGGGAAAGCGCGCGCTGGTGCTCTCCGGCGGCGGCGGGCGGGGCGCCTATGAGGTGGGGGTCATCCGCGCCCTTTACCGCGCCGGATGGATCCCGGAGATCCTGGTGGGCACCTCCATCGGCGCCGTGAACGCCGCCGCCCTGGCGGCGGGCTGGACCGCGGAGCGACTGGTGGATTTCTGGCTGGGCCTGCGATCCCATCACGTCCACCGCCCCCATCTGCGGATCTGGCGGAGCCTGTTCACCACCGAACCCCTTCGGGCCACCCTTCGCCGTTACATCGACTTCGAGCGCCTGAACGACCCCGACAACCCGCGGACGCTGCTGGTGCTGGCCACGGATCTCCGCCGGGGATGCCCGGTGGTCTTCGCCAGCCGCCCCATCCCCAAGACCCTCCCGGTTCGCATCGGGCCGGAGCACCTGCTCGCCAGCTGCAGCATCCCTTACATCTACCCGGCCACGCCGGTGGAGCGCAGCGTGTTCTGGGACGGAGCGGTGATGGCCAACACGCCGTTGAACGCGGCCATCGAGGCCGGCGCCGACGAGATCGTGGCGGTGCTGCTGGCCCCCATGCCCGGACAGGCGGGAGGCTGGCCTCTCCCCCGCCATCCCCTCCAGGCCCTCGCCCTCGTCCTCGATCTGGCTCTCCTGGCCACCTTCGAGAACGACTACCGCCAGCTGGAGGCGGTGAACCAGGCGGTGCGCGGAGGGCGTCCTCTCAAGCCCACCCATCGGGAGATCCGATGCCACGTGGTGGCCCCGGCCGCCCCGCTGCCCCTCTCCCGCATCCTGCGCTATGACCCAGCAGGGACCCGCGCCCTCATCGCCCAGGGGGAAGCGGATGCGCAGCGGATCCTGGACCGGCTGGAGGGATAA
- a CDS encoding NfeD family protein, whose amino-acid sequence MRGWRWMGWLGILMLLLGAGGVEADAAPRVVWLRVEGALTPVVADYLRRGIEVAQDQGAEALVLQLNTPGGEVNLTLRLVSMIRESPVPVIVYVAPRGAIAGSAGTLVTLAGHLAWMAPETAIGAASPVGGQGEDLPQTLSQKVKEILKAQVRSLAERRGPDAVRLAEAAVESAKAVSAREALEAGLIDGIAESPEDLLRQLDGRTVRVSGGPRTLRTQGAVMVPLPMNIVEEILHRLVDPNVALILLAIGVQAILIELSNPGGWVAGFIGVVCLLLAAYGIGVLPVNWLGLLLIAVAIVLFILDIKAPTHGALTAVGTATFIAGALVLFAPVARSPFPPLSPWVAGGTGLAMAGFFGFIVAKALQAQRRPSVMGVEALIGRIGEARTDLNPVGMVHVAGELWTAESEAGMIPAGTPVQVSGVEGLRLRVRKWTPPATSSERPAAPEGRPA is encoded by the coding sequence ATGCGTGGATGGCGCTGGATGGGGTGGTTGGGGATTTTGATGCTTCTGCTGGGAGCCGGGGGCGTGGAGGCGGACGCCGCTCCCCGGGTGGTGTGGTTGCGGGTGGAGGGGGCGCTGACCCCGGTGGTGGCGGATTACTTGCGGCGGGGGATCGAGGTTGCTCAGGATCAGGGGGCGGAGGCGCTGGTGCTGCAGCTCAACACTCCGGGCGGTGAGGTCAACCTCACCCTGCGTCTGGTCTCCATGATCCGGGAGAGCCCGGTTCCAGTGATCGTCTACGTCGCCCCGCGGGGGGCCATCGCGGGGTCCGCCGGGACGCTGGTGACCCTGGCTGGGCACCTGGCGTGGATGGCTCCGGAGACGGCCATCGGGGCCGCCTCCCCCGTCGGCGGCCAGGGGGAGGATCTCCCCCAGACCCTCAGCCAGAAGGTCAAGGAGATCCTGAAAGCCCAGGTCCGCAGCCTGGCGGAGCGACGCGGCCCGGATGCCGTGCGGCTGGCAGAGGCCGCGGTGGAATCCGCGAAGGCGGTGAGCGCCCGAGAGGCCCTGGAGGCCGGCCTCATCGATGGGATCGCGGAGAGCCCCGAGGACCTGCTCCGCCAGCTGGACGGCCGAACGGTGCGGGTGTCGGGCGGACCGCGCACCCTGCGCACTCAGGGGGCGGTCATGGTGCCCTTGCCGATGAACATCGTGGAGGAGATCCTCCACCGTCTGGTGGATCCGAACGTCGCCCTCATCCTGCTGGCCATCGGCGTGCAGGCCATCCTGATCGAGCTGTCGAACCCCGGCGGGTGGGTGGCCGGGTTCATCGGGGTGGTGTGCCTGCTCCTGGCGGCCTACGGGATCGGGGTGCTGCCGGTCAACTGGCTGGGGCTGCTGCTCATCGCCGTGGCCATCGTCCTGTTCATCCTGGACATCAAGGCGCCCACCCACGGCGCCCTGACGGCGGTGGGGACGGCGACGTTCATCGCGGGGGCCCTGGTCCTGTTCGCCCCGGTCGCCCGTTCGCCCTTCCCACCGCTCTCCCCTTGGGTCGCCGGCGGCACCGGGCTGGCCATGGCGGGCTTCTTCGGCTTTATCGTGGCGAAGGCCCTCCAGGCTCAGCGCCGCCCCAGCGTCATGGGCGTGGAGGCGTTGATCGGGCGCATCGGGGAGGCGCGCACCGATCTCAACCCCGTTGGGATGGTGCACGTAGCCGGCGAATTGTGGACGGCGGAGAGCGAAGCGGGTATGATACCGGCCGGCACGCCCGTCCAGGTGAGCGGGGTGGAAGGCCTCCGGCTGCGGGTGCGGAAATGGACGCCTCCCGCGACTTCGTCAGAGCGCCCGGCGGCACCGGAAGGGCGTCCGGCATAA
- the hydA gene encoding dihydropyrimidinase — MLIRNGTLVTAEGMLRAEIRIEGERIAAIGDLAPYPGEPVVDAGGAYVLPGLVDPHVHIALDTGIYRTDDDWWIGTRAAVFGGITTVIDFATQFRGQRFEDALAARLEEAREKAVVDYAFHMMVTDLPPGREGELGKLVEQGVAGIKLYTTYRPNYYADDATLLRVMRAAGAMGLITMVHCENDALVTEAAEQLKAAGRTGLREHGRSRPPLAEIEAVHRVLFLAAEARAPVYIVHCSTARSVDLVHEAALRGQPAFAETCPQYLLLDETAYEGPHPEWYILQPPLRPAAERAGLWERLHRGWIAAVGTDHCDYALSQKTATGSFLTTPGGLPGLETMLPLLYTYGVAEGRIGWPDLVRLCATGPAKLFGLYPRKGALQPGADADLVIYDPEPEETLSAARLHHIAGYTPYEGWRVQGRVRTVIVRGQIVVEDGAFRGTPGWGRFLPAAPFTTRL, encoded by the coding sequence ATGTTGATCCGAAACGGAACCCTGGTGACCGCGGAGGGGATGTTGCGGGCGGAGATCCGGATCGAAGGAGAACGGATCGCTGCCATCGGGGATCTGGCCCCCTACCCCGGCGAGCCGGTGGTGGACGCCGGCGGCGCATATGTGCTCCCCGGCCTGGTGGATCCCCATGTTCACATCGCTCTGGACACCGGGATCTACCGCACGGACGATGATTGGTGGATCGGAACGCGGGCGGCCGTCTTCGGCGGGATCACCACGGTGATCGACTTCGCCACTCAGTTCCGGGGGCAGCGCTTCGAGGACGCCCTGGCCGCCCGCCTGGAGGAAGCCCGGGAGAAGGCTGTCGTGGACTACGCCTTCCATATGATGGTCACCGATCTCCCGCCGGGCCGGGAGGGGGAGCTGGGAAAGCTGGTGGAACAGGGGGTGGCGGGCATCAAACTCTACACCACCTACCGGCCGAACTACTACGCCGATGACGCCACCCTGTTGCGGGTGATGCGGGCGGCGGGCGCCATGGGGCTGATCACCATGGTCCACTGCGAGAACGACGCCCTGGTGACCGAAGCCGCTGAGCAGCTGAAGGCAGCGGGGCGCACCGGCCTGCGGGAGCACGGCCGCTCCCGGCCACCCCTGGCGGAGATCGAGGCCGTCCACCGCGTTCTCTTCCTGGCTGCCGAGGCCCGCGCCCCCGTCTACATCGTCCACTGTTCCACCGCCCGCTCCGTGGATCTGGTCCACGAGGCTGCCCTGCGGGGGCAGCCCGCCTTCGCCGAGACCTGTCCTCAGTATCTGCTCCTGGACGAGACCGCTTACGAGGGCCCTCACCCGGAGTGGTATATCCTCCAGCCTCCGCTGCGCCCGGCCGCCGAGCGGGCCGGGCTGTGGGAGCGCCTGCACCGGGGCTGGATCGCGGCCGTCGGAACCGATCACTGCGATTACGCCTTAAGCCAGAAGACCGCCACGGGATCTTTCCTCACCACCCCCGGCGGGCTGCCGGGGCTGGAGACCATGCTGCCGCTGCTTTACACCTATGGTGTCGCCGAGGGGCGCATCGGATGGCCGGATTTGGTGCGCCTGTGCGCCACTGGCCCGGCGAAGCTCTTCGGGCTCTACCCCCGGAAAGGCGCCCTGCAGCCGGGGGCCGACGCCGACCTGGTGATCTATGACCCGGAGCCGGAGGAGACCCTCTCCGCCGCTCGTCTGCATCACATCGCCGGCTATACCCCTTATGAGGGCTGGCGGGTGCAGGGACGGGTGCGCACGGTGATCGTGCGGGGCCAGATCGTCGTGGAGGACGGGGCCTTCCGGGGGACGCCGGGATGGGGCCGCTTCCTCCCGGCCGCTCCCTTTACCACCCGACTCTGA
- a CDS encoding DEAD/DEAH box helicase, whose amino-acid sequence MGMGDLALARLLQRWREDPSFRRHVAAWARAPARQAREVPIPADLHPRCQDALRRQGIQVLFTHQAEAYRAARQGAHVALFTGTASGKTLAFLLPIFQALCEDPRTTALFLYPTKALAHDQRAVLRAWLSALELPVAALPYDGDTPAEARRFVRERGRLILTNPDMLHLGILPQHPRWADFLRHLRFVVIDEAHVYRGVFGSHVANVLRRLRRLARAYGAAPQFLLASATVANGPELAEGLVEAPVHIVEDDGSPSGERHFILYRPPLLDAATGLRQSALTAAAGLILTLLEHGIPTIAFARSRMAVERLLRIVREAWSERGGDPGEVRGYRGGYLPEERREIEGGLREGWIRAVIATNALELGIDIGALQACVMVGYPGSIASVRQQAGRAGRRTPLSVALLVLTATPLDEYLAAHPEFLFRRSPEAVRFDPDNLLILTDHLRCAAFEWPLGSDELFARTLDTAWIVERMMAEGEPLYRNPTDGRVYFRADRYPAQEINLRTTTGERVHIRLAGPSGRVIGEVDRPSAPILVHPGAVYLHEGVAYRVLAVDWERGEALAEPFEGDEFTEPIVEARWALDQEHARWEAPWAVGAWGEVTITRRVVGYRRRRWPGGELIGWEEVETPEEALPTTAWWLALRPALVEALRAEGVWIGPLDYGLEWEAIRRAIRSRDGYRCRVCGAPELPGQAHDVHHLRPLRTFRDRAEAHAPENLITVCRRCHRRLEEMQGTRSALSGLGDLLHHLAPVFLMSDPADLSLLVDPEGRLTGGPTLLLYENVPGGVGFAEHLYTVQPFLLQAAGEVLQRCPCERGCPACVGPPGEMIDLKGETRRLLERLLEGARVE is encoded by the coding sequence ATGGGCATGGGCGATCTCGCGCTGGCGCGCCTGTTGCAGCGCTGGCGAGAGGATCCTTCCTTTCGCCGGCATGTGGCGGCGTGGGCTCGGGCGCCCGCCCGGCAGGCCCGTGAAGTTCCCATCCCGGCAGATCTCCACCCCCGCTGTCAGGATGCGCTACGGCGACAGGGGATCCAGGTGCTGTTCACCCATCAGGCGGAAGCGTATCGGGCGGCCCGTCAAGGGGCCCACGTGGCCCTCTTCACCGGGACGGCCTCCGGGAAGACCCTGGCCTTTCTGCTCCCCATCTTTCAGGCGCTCTGCGAGGACCCGCGGACCACAGCCCTCTTCTTGTATCCCACCAAGGCTTTAGCGCACGATCAGCGCGCGGTCCTGCGCGCCTGGCTCTCCGCCCTGGAGCTCCCGGTGGCCGCGCTGCCTTACGATGGGGACACGCCGGCCGAGGCGCGACGTTTCGTCCGGGAGCGGGGGCGCCTGATCCTGACCAACCCCGACATGCTGCACCTGGGGATCCTGCCCCAGCATCCCCGCTGGGCGGATTTCCTGCGGCATCTGCGCTTTGTGGTGATCGATGAAGCCCACGTCTACCGGGGAGTGTTCGGCAGCCACGTGGCGAACGTGTTGCGACGGCTGCGGCGCCTGGCCCGGGCTTACGGCGCGGCACCCCAGTTCCTCCTGGCCTCCGCCACCGTCGCCAACGGTCCCGAGCTGGCCGAAGGGCTGGTGGAAGCCCCGGTCCACATCGTAGAGGATGACGGCTCCCCTTCCGGCGAACGCCACTTCATCCTGTATCGCCCCCCGCTGCTCGATGCCGCCACCGGCCTGCGCCAGAGCGCTCTGACCGCTGCCGCCGGGTTGATCCTCACCCTCCTGGAGCACGGGATCCCCACCATCGCCTTCGCCCGGTCCCGCATGGCAGTGGAGCGGCTGTTGCGCATCGTGCGGGAGGCCTGGAGCGAACGAGGTGGGGATCCCGGGGAGGTGCGGGGATATCGCGGCGGATACCTTCCGGAGGAGCGCCGGGAGATCGAGGGAGGGCTTCGGGAGGGGTGGATCCGCGCGGTGATCGCCACCAACGCCCTGGAACTGGGGATCGACATCGGCGCCCTGCAGGCCTGCGTGATGGTCGGCTACCCGGGGAGCATCGCCTCGGTCCGTCAGCAGGCGGGACGGGCCGGCCGCCGCACGCCCCTGAGCGTGGCCCTCCTGGTGCTCACCGCCACGCCGCTGGACGAATATCTGGCCGCCCATCCCGAATTCCTGTTCCGGAGGTCCCCCGAAGCCGTTCGCTTCGATCCGGACAATCTGCTGATTCTCACGGATCACCTGCGCTGCGCCGCCTTTGAGTGGCCCCTGGGGTCCGACGAGCTCTTCGCCCGCACTCTGGACACCGCCTGGATCGTGGAGCGGATGATGGCGGAAGGGGAGCCGCTCTACCGCAACCCTACAGATGGACGGGTGTATTTCCGAGCGGACCGCTACCCGGCCCAGGAGATCAACCTGCGCACCACCACAGGGGAGCGTGTGCACATCCGCCTCGCGGGGCCGAGTGGTCGGGTGATCGGGGAGGTGGACCGCCCTTCCGCGCCCATCCTGGTCCACCCGGGGGCGGTCTACCTGCACGAGGGGGTGGCTTACCGGGTCCTCGCGGTGGACTGGGAGCGGGGGGAAGCCCTCGCGGAGCCGTTTGAGGGGGATGAGTTCACCGAGCCCATCGTGGAAGCGCGCTGGGCGCTCGATCAGGAGCACGCCCGGTGGGAGGCGCCGTGGGCCGTCGGGGCGTGGGGGGAGGTGACGATCACCCGGCGGGTGGTCGGATACCGACGCCGGCGCTGGCCCGGCGGGGAGCTCATCGGATGGGAGGAGGTGGAGACCCCGGAGGAAGCGCTCCCGACCACGGCCTGGTGGCTGGCGCTGCGCCCCGCCCTCGTGGAGGCCCTACGCGCCGAGGGCGTGTGGATCGGACCGCTGGATTATGGGCTGGAATGGGAGGCCATCCGTCGGGCCATCCGATCCCGGGACGGCTACCGGTGCCGGGTGTGCGGGGCGCCGGAGCTTCCGGGCCAGGCCCACGATGTCCATCACCTTCGTCCGTTGCGAACCTTCCGGGATCGGGCGGAGGCGCATGCCCCGGAGAACCTGATCACGGTGTGCCGGCGCTGCCACCGGCGTCTGGAGGAGATGCAAGGGACCCGCAGCGCCCTCTCCGGGCTGGGGGATCTCCTCCATCACCTGGCCCCCGTCTTCCTGATGAGCGATCCGGCGGATCTGAGCCTCCTGGTGGATCCGGAGGGCCGCCTCACAGGAGGCCCCACCCTGCTGCTCTATGAAAACGTGCCGGGGGGTGTCGGCTTCGCCGAGCATCTCTACACCGTCCAGCCTTTTCTCCTTCAGGCGGCGGGCGAGGTGCTCCAGCGCTGCCCGTGCGAACGGGGATGCCCAGCCTGCGTGGGTCCCCCGGGGGAGATGATCGATCTCAAAGGGGAAACCCGTCGTTTGCTGGAGCGCCTGCTGGAGGGAGCGCGCGTGGAATGA
- a CDS encoding DUF554 domain-containing protein, which produces MVGTLINVATVVAGSGAGLLVGSRLPERIRQTVLSGLGLITLVIGMSMALQTRNPLLMLASLLLGGVIGELLGLEERLQALGRYLETRVSGHSGEGSAFVKGFVTASLVFCVGPMTILGSIQDGLTGNYTLLAIKATLDGFASLAFSASLGIGVMFAALTVLIYQGALTLGAGLVKAVLTEAMITEMTAVGGTMILGIGLLLLDLKRVRVASFLPGLFIAPILVALAPTLNAMLVRLGIPLTP; this is translated from the coding sequence ATGGTGGGGACGCTGATCAACGTGGCGACGGTGGTGGCCGGGAGCGGCGCCGGCCTGCTGGTGGGCAGCCGCCTCCCCGAGCGCATCCGCCAGACCGTGCTGAGCGGCTTAGGCCTGATCACCCTGGTCATCGGGATGAGCATGGCCCTTCAGACCCGGAACCCGCTGCTGATGCTGGCCTCGCTGCTGCTGGGCGGGGTCATCGGGGAGCTGCTGGGCTTAGAGGAACGGCTGCAGGCCCTGGGACGTTATCTCGAAACCCGCGTCTCCGGCCACAGCGGGGAAGGCAGCGCCTTCGTCAAAGGCTTCGTCACCGCCAGCCTGGTCTTCTGCGTCGGCCCCATGACCATCCTGGGCTCCATCCAGGACGGCCTCACCGGCAACTACACGCTGCTGGCCATCAAAGCCACCCTGGATGGCTTCGCCTCCCTGGCCTTCAGCGCCTCCCTTGGGATCGGCGTGATGTTCGCCGCCCTGACGGTGTTGATCTACCAGGGCGCCCTCACCCTGGGAGCCGGGTTGGTGAAAGCCGTCCTCACCGAGGCCATGATCACCGAGATGACGGCAGTGGGCGGAACCATGATCCTGGGCATCGGATTGCTGCTGCTCGACCTCAAGCGGGTGCGGGTAGCCAGCTTCCTCCCCGGCCTGTTCATCGCTCCCATCCTGGTCGCCCTTGCCCCGACCCTCAACGCCATGCTGGTCCGCCTGGGGATCCCCCTCACCCCATAA
- a CDS encoding PH domain-containing protein gives MTERPDRRRGLRVGVLLEGLLGLIALAGILFTLSRPPSPEVAAASTGAGLALLGAVMIGYVLRGLHSARYYLDRNGLILTWWPAVHIIPMHAIQDLRPAPAHPGAVRGWRGIRWPGLYTGHAWAVEENRLVLFFATEDLPRQLWVITEAAIYAISPAQPQAFIDAFRERAAMKPTQRLEQTTVFPGWRQRAFWADRAAWALIGLGALVLWGMWLWLCMRFPGLPPQIPLEGSVHALLTSSLHLVRLPGLGALIWALHAVLGFLLHEHERPAAYGLWLVGLMVQGLLLGAMLQILR, from the coding sequence ATGACCGAACGGCCGGACCGGCGGCGCGGGCTGCGGGTGGGCGTCCTGCTGGAAGGCCTCCTCGGGCTGATCGCCCTGGCCGGGATCCTCTTCACCCTCTCCCGTCCGCCCTCGCCGGAAGTGGCGGCGGCGTCCACCGGAGCCGGGTTGGCCCTGCTGGGAGCCGTCATGATCGGCTACGTCCTGCGGGGCCTCCATTCCGCCCGGTATTATCTGGATCGCAACGGCTTGATCCTGACCTGGTGGCCGGCGGTTCACATCATCCCTATGCACGCCATTCAGGATCTGCGCCCGGCTCCGGCGCATCCCGGGGCGGTGCGGGGCTGGCGCGGCATCCGCTGGCCGGGCCTCTACACCGGCCACGCGTGGGCCGTGGAGGAGAACCGTCTCGTCCTCTTCTTCGCCACCGAGGATCTCCCCCGGCAGCTCTGGGTGATCACGGAGGCAGCCATCTATGCCATCTCACCGGCTCAGCCTCAGGCCTTCATCGACGCTTTCCGGGAGCGGGCGGCGATGAAGCCCACCCAGCGTCTGGAGCAGACGACGGTCTTCCCCGGATGGCGGCAACGGGCCTTCTGGGCGGATCGGGCGGCGTGGGCGCTCATCGGCCTCGGGGCCCTCGTCCTCTGGGGGATGTGGCTCTGGCTCTGCATGCGGTTCCCGGGTTTGCCGCCCCAGATCCCTCTGGAAGGGTCCGTCCACGCTCTACTGACCTCCTCCCTCCATCTGGTCCGGCTCCCCGGGCTGGGAGCCCTGATCTGGGCCCTCCATGCGGTCCTGGGGTTCCTGCTGCATGAGCACGAGCGGCCCGCAGCCTATGGGCTGTGGCTGGTCGGGCTGATGGTTCAGGGGTTGCTGCTGGGCGCCATGCTTCAGATCCTCCGGTGA
- a CDS encoding FecR domain-containing protein has translation MSSGDFASATRWTERQIQRLAWAVLLLSFTACVALAVLIPWQVITYLRTSYIGTPARAAALTGILRLEHPGGEPVAVPPGNPYPRLREGDLLVTDAQSQGLAMFAAPSGPGQELAMVQIYPNTQIEVRRARYPRFGISPEPARLVFYIRSGRARITRLESPREVELIVQTPHGQAMVLAGTLAVEVQNDRADFTVRAGQARVQGSTQVQELRSDQRARIGLDGRVEGPLGAGRSMLPDLFGAPLPERSVEEPVPPNQWAIFTFVKQPGESKGNVVPTVEAGRQALSITRSGFDHAQTGVFIVLNQDVRDFRSLQLHISLKILFQDVAVCGVVGTECPLMIRLEYKDFNGNDRQWLQGFYAVGEITPQTPGSCLPQVCPPPLNPHIRVPLGEWYTFDSGNLMEILRAAGAPPVTLTRLRIYASGHNYSVMFSELELIGEE, from the coding sequence GTGAGTTCCGGGGATTTCGCATCCGCTACGAGGTGGACTGAGCGTCAGATCCAGCGCCTGGCGTGGGCGGTCCTGTTGCTCTCCTTCACCGCCTGTGTGGCCCTCGCCGTCCTGATCCCCTGGCAGGTGATCACCTATCTGCGCACCTCGTATATAGGGACGCCGGCCCGGGCGGCGGCCCTTACAGGGATCCTCCGCCTGGAGCATCCGGGTGGGGAGCCGGTGGCCGTTCCCCCGGGCAACCCCTATCCCCGCCTCCGGGAGGGGGATCTCCTGGTGACCGACGCCCAGTCCCAGGGCCTGGCGATGTTCGCGGCGCCCTCCGGGCCGGGGCAGGAGCTGGCGATGGTCCAAATCTACCCCAACACCCAAATCGAGGTGCGGCGCGCCCGCTACCCTCGGTTTGGGATCAGCCCGGAGCCGGCCCGCCTTGTCTTCTATATCCGGAGCGGCCGGGCTCGCATCACCCGCCTGGAGAGCCCCCGGGAGGTAGAGCTGATCGTTCAGACGCCCCACGGGCAGGCGATGGTGCTCGCCGGGACCCTGGCGGTAGAGGTGCAAAACGATCGGGCGGATTTCACCGTGCGCGCCGGGCAGGCGCGGGTTCAGGGCTCCACCCAAGTGCAAGAGCTGCGCAGCGACCAGCGGGCGCGGATCGGCCTGGATGGGCGGGTGGAGGGACCCCTGGGGGCGGGCCGGAGCATGCTGCCGGATCTCTTCGGGGCGCCCCTCCCGGAGCGGAGCGTTGAGGAGCCGGTTCCTCCCAATCAGTGGGCGATCTTCACCTTCGTGAAGCAGCCGGGCGAGAGCAAAGGGAACGTCGTCCCCACCGTTGAGGCGGGGCGCCAGGCCCTGTCCATCACCCGCTCCGGCTTTGACCACGCCCAGACCGGCGTCTTCATCGTCCTCAACCAGGACGTGCGGGACTTCCGGTCGTTGCAGCTGCACATCAGCCTGAAGATCCTGTTCCAGGATGTGGCGGTATGCGGGGTGGTGGGGACGGAGTGCCCGCTGATGATCCGGCTGGAATACAAAGATTTCAACGGCAACGACCGCCAGTGGCTGCAGGGTTTCTACGCCGTGGGGGAGATCACGCCCCAGACCCCGGGGAGCTGCCTGCCGCAGGTCTGCCCGCCCCCGCTGAACCCGCACATCCGGGTGCCCCTGGGGGAGTGGTATACCTTCGATTCGGGGAACCTGATGGAGATCCTGCGGGCCGCCGGCGCTCCCCCGGTTACCCTGACCCGGCTGCGCATCTACGCCTCAGGGCACAATTACTCGGTGATGTTCTCCGAGCTGGAGCTGATCGGGGAGGAGTGA
- a CDS encoding winged helix-turn-helix transcriptional regulator: protein MEGMDRLRVLIIHPDLELGERLLQSALQVGYRAHYAPDLRGGLALIARAVPDVIVADREWLERNGRGLFNALRGCSPLPLICPVEDAAADPIWERLARAWRAFQTWTGGEVVQVGPLIIDQGRKRVLWRGRPVQLPPLQFKILTVLARRAGQVVSHADLVREVWGIETDDPEARELLKVHIRQIRKRLGLDPERGEVLVSVRGFGYMLTPPEGQG, encoded by the coding sequence ATGGAAGGGATGGATCGCCTGCGGGTGCTGATCATCCATCCGGATCTGGAGCTGGGGGAGCGTTTGCTCCAGAGCGCCCTGCAGGTGGGATATCGCGCGCATTACGCGCCGGATTTGCGGGGAGGGCTGGCGCTGATCGCCCGCGCCGTCCCCGACGTCATCGTGGCGGATCGAGAGTGGCTGGAGCGCAACGGCCGAGGGCTGTTCAACGCCCTGCGGGGATGCTCTCCCCTTCCCCTGATCTGCCCGGTGGAGGACGCGGCGGCGGATCCCATTTGGGAGCGCCTGGCCCGGGCGTGGCGGGCCTTCCAGACCTGGACCGGCGGCGAGGTGGTGCAGGTGGGGCCGCTGATCATTGACCAGGGCCGCAAGCGGGTGCTCTGGCGCGGCCGGCCGGTGCAGCTCCCTCCTCTGCAGTTCAAGATCCTCACCGTGCTGGCCCGGCGCGCCGGCCAGGTGGTTTCCCATGCGGATCTGGTGCGGGAGGTCTGGGGGATCGAGACGGATGACCCGGAGGCCCGGGAGCTCCTGAAAGTGCACATCCGCCAGATCCGCAAGCGCCTGGGCCTGGACCCGGAGCGGGGGGAGGTGCTGGTCTCGGTGCGCGGGTTCGGTTACATGCTGACCCCGCCGGAGGGACAGGGATGA
- a CDS encoding acylphosphatase produces MTRAEWKPGMEDPVRLHAIVHGIVQGVNFRYYTRLRAEALGLSGWVANRSDGTVEVVAEGPRPAVEALLDFLRQGPPAARVDYVETYWEKPTGEFRGFRIRYEVD; encoded by the coding sequence ATGACACGAGCGGAGTGGAAGCCCGGGATGGAGGATCCGGTTCGGCTCCACGCCATTGTCCATGGGATCGTCCAGGGGGTGAATTTCCGGTATTACACCCGGTTGCGGGCGGAAGCCCTGGGCTTGAGCGGCTGGGTGGCCAATCGCTCGGATGGAACGGTGGAGGTGGTGGCGGAGGGGCCCCGTCCCGCTGTGGAGGCACTGCTCGACTTCCTGCGGCAGGGGCCTCCGGCCGCGCGGGTGGATTACGTGGAAACCTACTGGGAGAAACCCACCGGTGAGTTCCGGGGATTTCGCATCCGCTACGAGGTGGACTGA